A DNA window from Cutaneotrichosporon cavernicola HIS019 DNA, chromosome: 2 contains the following coding sequences:
- the SDH2 gene encoding uncharacterized protein (Iron-sulfur protein (IP) subunit of succinate dehydrogenase (SDH) that is involved in complex II of the mitochondrial electron transport chain and is responsible for transferring electrons from succinate to ubiquinone (coenzyme Q)), with the protein MMRSTPALRALRLPLARGLSSSATSSFAQPAETPAPKPEVLKSFKIYRWNPDTPAEKPKMQEYKVDLNQCGPMMLDALIKIKNEMDPTLTFRRSCREGICGSCAMNIDGVNTLACLCRIDKDTAKEAKVYPLPHMYVVKDLVPDLTLFYKQYKSIEPYLKNDNPPTKEFYQSQEDRKKLDGMYECILCACCSTSCPSYWWNQDQYLGPAVLMQAFRWVSDSRDAYTQERMENLQNNMSLYRCHTIFNCTRTCPKGLNPGKALAMLKREMATGLGATGPNLT; encoded by the exons ATGATGCGCTCCACTCCGGCCCTTCGTGCGCTTcgcctccccctcgccCGCGGCCTTTCGTccagcgcgacctcgtcgtttGCGCAGCCCGCCGAGACGCCCGCCCCAAAGCCCGAGGTTCTCAAGAGCTTCAAGATCTACCGCTGG AACCCCGACACTCCGGCTGAGAAGCCCAAGATGCAGGAGTACAAGGTCGACCTTAACCAGTGCGGCCCGATGATGCTTGATGCTCTC ATCAAGATCAAGAACGAGATGGACCCCACCCTCACCTTCCGTCGTTCGTGCCGTGAGGGTATCTGCGGCTCCTGCGCCATGAACATTGACGGTGTCAACACGCTTGCCTGCCTCTGCCGTATCGACAAGGACACGGCAAAGGAGGCAAAGGTCTACCCCCTTCCCCACA TGTACGTGGTCAAGGACCTCGTGCCCGACCTCACCCTCTTCTACAAGCAGTACAAGTCGATCGAGCCTTACCTGAAGAACGACAACCCACCGACCAAGGAGTTTTACCAGAGCCAGGAGGACCGCAAGAAGCTCGACGGCATGTACGAGTGCATTCTGTGCGCTtgctgctcgacctcgtgccCGTCGTACTGGTGGAACCAGGACCAGTACCTCGGCCCCGCGGTTCTCATGCAGGCCTTCCGTTGGGTCTCGGACTCGCGTGACGCCTACACCCAGGAGCGCATGGAGAACCTCCAGAACAACATGTCTCTGTACCGC TGCCACACCATCTTCAACTGCACGCGGACGTGCCCCAAGGGTCTCAACCCCGGCAAGGCGCTCGCCAtgctcaagcgcgagatggcgaCCGGCCTGGGTGCCACTGGACCCAACTTGACTTAA
- a CDS encoding uncharacterized protein (Serine/Threonine protein kinases, catalytic domain): protein MSSGDTTGVAGRTTAPPSRARSPPAPPVTHTHTHQRNESVTSAMTAATPQTGASRLAAAAAASSKRREGRELKYGEDEHPLSESSLAARGYHTLPAMQHLFHVPNRWRLLRALGQGAYGLVVSVQDTLSGEPVAVKCITRVFDKPILARRALREITLLRHFGEHENLTGLIDLDNVWDGYNEIYLYMEPMEADLHQIVRSGQPLSNLHIQFFLYQLLRGMKYIHSANVIHRDLKPGNLLVNSDCELKICDFGLARGFKPVGEGVHELRLTEYVATRWYRAPEIMLSNRRYTTAIDVWSIGCILAELLGGKPVFKGKDYVDQLNLILGVLGTPDDETLKRMSSDKARAYVKTLPFNPRVALEDVFPDAEHDAVDLLGKLLAFDPDERIDVTTALQHPYVGTYHDPADEPSCAAVFNKWEEVEGLQTVEELREAITREISEYRAEVRGLAELADGFDDEYEYDEDEFEADGEQYEEEEEEDEDEDEGEELVQEPERDESGETVVEPQTRFVDNQRGDLGVQPTRSLSASPRVRRVTLPSQRRTSRRDESPATPVTNVSEESFGHTPGAVPVRPAHPRRSSSQSVTHRRSMSFLFGGVGGMTSLSMSSTKGATGGEAADGTAVSSAEYTGSSMVGRRSRAPSGTVDALRPLIRQLSATNLAEMRINTDDQQQHSDKSPRPGMITSRRSSRGSRSSRSRRPSSVCLATETESWREEGKDGHEHATEDAAADEDATEQPPPTEDTTVGEGEHDTN, encoded by the exons ATGAGCAGCGGAGACACGACCGGTGTGGCAGGGCGCACCaccgctcctccttcccgGGCCAGGTCTCCACCCGCTCCACCCGTAACGCACACGCACACGCACCAGCGTAACGAGTCGGTCACATCGGCCATGACGGCAGCAACCCCTCAGAccggcgccagccgcctcgctgctgctgcagcgGCGAGCTCGAAACGCAGGGAAGGGCGCGAGCTCAAGtacggcgaggacgagcatCCTCTGTCCGAGTCAAGCCTTGCTGCTCG GGGCTATCACACACTTCCGGCCATGCAGCATTTGTTCCATGTGCCTAATCGCTGGCGCCTGTTACGCGCCCTGGGCCAAGGAGCCTACGGCCTAGTTGTCTCCGTTCAGGACACGCTTAGCGGCGAGCCCGTTGCAGTCAAGTGCATCACTCGTGTGTTTGACAAGCCCATCTTAGCCCGGCGCGCTCTGCGTGAGATTACTCTGCTGCGCCACTTTGGGGAGCATGAGAACTTGACGGG GCTtatcgacctcgacaaTGTGTGGGATGGTTACAACGAAAT ATATCTCTACATGGAGCCCATGGAGGCAGACCTGCACCAGATTGTACGGTCTGGCCAACCGCTCTCTAATCTACACATCCAGTTCTTCCTCTACCAGTTACTTCGCGGCATGAAGTACATCCACTCGGCCAACGTCATCCACCGCGACCTCAAGCCCGGAAACTTACTCGTCAACTCGGACTGCGAACTCAAGATCTGCGACTTTGGACTTGCCCGTGGCTTCAAGCCAGTTGGCGAGGGAGTCCACGAGCTTCGTCTCACCGAGT ACGTGGCAACGCGTTGGTACCGTGCACCCGAGATTATGCTCTCAAATCGCCGCTACACGACTGCGATTGACGTTTGGTCCATCGGATGTATTTTGGCGGAACTCCTGGGCGGGAAGCCTGTCTTTAAGGGCAAGGA ctacgtcgaccagctcaacctcatcctAGGTGTGCTTGGTACGCCCGATGACGAGACGCTCAAGCGCATGAGCTCGGACAAGGCGCGTGCATATGTCAAGACTCTTCCTTTCAATCCACGTGTGGCACTCGAGGACGTCTTCCCTGATGCGGAACACGATG CTGTCGACCTGCttggcaagctcctcgcctTTGATCCCGACGAGCGGATAGACGTCACCACTGCGCTCCAGCACCCTTACGTCGGAACTTACCACGAccccgccgacgagccATCGTGTGCTGCCGTGTTCAACAAatgggaggaggttgagggtCTCCAGACCGTCGAGGAACTGCGCGAGGCCATCACCCGCGAAATCTCCGAGTATCGTGCGGAAGTCCGCGGTCTCGcggagctcgccgacgggTTTGACGACGAATACGagtacgacgaggacgagttcgaggccgacggcgagcagtacgaggaggaagaagaagaagacgaggacgaggacgagggcgaggagctcgtgCAGGAACCCGAGAGAGATGAGTCCGGGGAGACCGTTGTGGAACCACAAACACGGTTCGTCGACAACCAGCGGGGCGACCTGGGGGTCCAGCCCACACGGTCGCTGAGTGCTTCGCCCCGTGTTCGTCGCGTCACTCTTCCGAGCCAGAGGCGAACGAGTCGCCGGGACGAGTCTCCCGCGACGCCCGTCACGAACGTCTCAGAGGAGTCGTTCGGGCACACGCCAGGCGCGGTCCCAGTCCGTCCAGCGCAtccgcgccgctcgtccAGTCAGTCAGTGACGCACCGGCGCTCCATGAGCTTCCTCTTCGGCGGTGTGGGCGGCATGACCTCGCTCtcaatgtcgtcgacgaAGGGTGCAACTGGAGGCGAGGCTGCAGACGGCACAGCGGTCTCGAGCGCAGAGTACACGGGCAGCAGTATGGTCGGGCGGCGAAGCCGTGCGCCAAGCGGCACAGTTGACGCGCTCCGCCCGCTCATCAGACAGCTTAGCGCGACCAACCTGGCCGAGATGCGGATCAACACAGACGACCAACAACAGCACTCGGACAAGTCGCCGCGGCCAGGCATGATAACGTcgcggcgcagctcgcgtggctcgcgctcgtcacGCTCGAGGCGACCGTCGAGCGTGTGCCTCGCGACGGAGACAGAGTCGTGgcgcgaggaaggcaagGACGGGCACGAGCACGCTACggaggacgccgccgccgacgaggacgcgacggAGCAGCCGCCACCCACCGAGGACACGACTgtcggggagggggagcaTGACACTAATTGA